One Triticum dicoccoides isolate Atlit2015 ecotype Zavitan chromosome 4B, WEW_v2.0, whole genome shotgun sequence genomic window carries:
- the LOC119292343 gene encoding uncharacterized protein LOC119292343 produces the protein MDSTRASFSQMWHEQGIQLMVIISLMLQLILLFTGNHRWRRIRWRKISGFMRFIVWLVYVGADAIAVFTIGLFSQYEEKYKLRSHDSSAHDRMLPFLWAPFLLLHLGGQDTITAFSIEDNNLWLRHLLNLLIQVSLAMYVFWKSLDILNSHLLAVAVPIFVAGIIKYGERTWALQRGSRDSLGSRKVEEEESQDESVAGDVVAAYALKSVLQGRGLLAGRTMFQLGDGVKGHLVDNFADMGQREGKLKVVTMELRMIYDILYTKAMVLQSWTGRVLRCGALIAMLVAFVLFSMNQELQGHNKANVTITYALFVGSIFMEFYSASMVIVSPWTRACSKEGSFLCWLGRAASRKGLACPSMGQFNLTDYSLYEKSVPRFSKVIAALGLEKQWRNLWHIKHVEDKEIMEYIVGFFDDTDSGQRYQRLELGRKLNYLLSLPFEHALFRLHIFTDMHISRHLQLGGDASHSALLVAECRKISDYLMYLMVVHPSMLPVSTAAQDLEPCFAEWIRHNHSDNMTKREILEAYANQRLYNERFSSCPFEEFPSMHSLSELKEVLVRVLIYAAGKCPMELHARKLSDGVEPLTVVASIMMHHGLGDVGREFKLLASDDPHVPTPGSLVSVDQSSWIRRPQGPLYAFEFYQHAYEYDHQTWSLLQPSQEYPRLFVRAWAPRDMVYQSWMSRWEGGQAGWSTSEREQTDWSSSDIQQHVVNMNGLNLPLPLHTQPGQFPSLPNASPDTDVGSEVYWSSSETWQANQSPETDMHRIDIPTDPQIQQIASGTNTSPETDLALEVYLSSPEIEQIYSSSEIHQLDVPMPPQSQQFAIQQNLETVVAPETEQKQVDGALEIELADVASEIEQAGGVLEIEQKDNVGSSTN, from the exons ATGGACTCGACAAGGGCAAGCTTCTCGCAGATGTGGCATGAGCAGGGAATCCAGTTAATGGTAATCATCAGCTTAATGCTACAGCTCATCCTGCTATTCACTGGTAACCACCGGTGGCGCAGAATCAGGTGGCGCAAAATCAGTGGGTTCATGAGGTTCATAGTGTGGCTGGTTTACGTGGGGGCGGACGCTATTGCCGTCTTCACCATTGGCCTCTTCTCCCAATACGAGGAAAAATACAAACTGAGAAGCCACGACTCTTCTGCGCACGATCGCATGCTGCCTTTCCTCTGGGCACCCTTTCTCCTTCTTCATCTGGGCGGCCAGGACACCATCACTGCGTTTTCCATTGAGGACaacaacctatggctgaggcacttGTTGAACCTCCTGATCCAGGTCTCTCTGGCCATGTATGTCTTCTGGAAGTCGTTGGACATACTCAACTCACACCTGCTAGCCGTTGCGGTGCCCATATTTGTTGCTGGAATAATCAAATATGGCGAGAGGACATGGGCTCTACAGAGAGGGAGCCGAGATAGCCTCGGAAGTCGCAAGGTGGAGGAAGAGGAATCACAAGATGAAAGTGTTGCTGGTGATGTCGTGGCAGCTTATGCTCTTAAATCGGTACTTCAAGGCAGAGGGCTGCTTGCAGGACGGACAATGTTCCAGCTGGGAGATGGGGTCAAGGGGCATCTGGTGGATAATTTTGCAGACATGGGCCAAAGAGAAGGGAAGCTCAAGGTCGTAACGATGGAGCTTCGTATGATTTATGATATCCTGTACACAAAGGCTATGGTGCTGCAAAGCTGGACGGGCCGGGTGCTCCGGTGCGGCGCCTTGATCGCCATGCTAGTCGCCTTTGTGCTCTTCTCGATGAATCAGGAACTACAAGGCCACAACAAAGCCAACGTTACCATCACCTATGCATTGTTTGTCGGGAGTATCTTCATGGAATTTTATTCAGCCTCCATGGTGATAGTGTCGCCATGGACAAGGGCATGCTCGAAAGAGGGCAGCTTTCTCTGTTGGCTGGGCCGCGCTGCTTCCCGAAAAGGTTTGGCATGTCCGTCCATGGGGCAATTTAACCTTACAGACTACTCCTTGTACGAGAAATCTGTGCCAAGATTTTCCAAGGTCATCGCCGCATTGGGTCTAGAGAAGCAATGGAGAAACTTATGGCACATCAAGCACGTCGAAGACAAGGAGATCATGGAGTATATTGTGGGATTTTTTGACGACACAGATTCTGGGCAGAGATACCAGCGCCTAGAGCTTGGCCGGAAATTGAACTACTTGCTAAGTCTTCCCTTCGAGCATGCCCTTTTTCGCCTGCATATATTCACAGACATGCACATAAGCAGACACTTGCAGCTAGGAGGTGATGCAAGTCATTCGGCCCTGCTTGTGGCAGAGTGCAGAAAGATATCAGACTACCTCATGTACCTTATGGTGGTTCACCCTTCCATGCTACCAGTCAGCACGGCTGCCCAAGACCTTGAACCCTGCTTCGCCGAATGGATCAGGCACAACCACAGTGACAACATGACCAAGAGAGAGATTCTGGAGGCATATGCAAATCAAAGGCTCTACAATGAGAGGTTCTCATCATGTCCCTTTGAAGAATTTCCTTCCATGCATTCGTTGAGTGAGTTAAAGGAGGTATTGGTGAGGGTGCTCATATACGCTGCTGGTAAGTGCCCCATGGAACTACATGCGCGCAAGCTCAGCGACGGAGTGGAGCCTCTCACCGTGGTTGCGTCAATCATGATGCATCACGGTCTAGGGGATGTGGGAAGGGAGTTCAAGCTGTTGGCATCTGATGATCCTCATGTGCCCACACCAGGGTCGCTGGTGTCAGTGGATCAGAGCAGCTGGATCCGGCGGCCACAAGGGCCTCTCTACGCGTTTGAATTCTACCAGCATGCGTATGAATATGATCATCAGACGTGGTCGCTTCTGCAGCCTTCGCAAGAATACCCACGCTTATTTGTTAGGGCTTGGGCACCGCGAGACATGGTGTATCAGTCATGGATGTCACGATGGGAGGGAGGGCAAGCTGGGTGGTCAACATCCGAGAGAGAACAAACTGATTGGTCCTCATCAGATATCCAGCAGCATGTGGTCAACATGAACGGACTCAACCTACCACTACCACTGCACACACAGCCTGGACAATTTCCGTCGCTGCCG AATGCCTCCCCTGATACTGATGTGGGATCGGAGGTGTATTGGTCGTCATCGGAGACATGGCAAGCTAATCAGTCACCGGAGACGGATATGCACCGAATTGATATACCAACTGACCCACAAATCCAACAAATTGCATCGGGAACG AATACCTCACCTGAAACTGATTTGGCATTGGAGGTGTATCTGTCATCACCAGAGATTGAGCAAATTTATTCGTCATCAGAGATCCACCAACTTGACGTACCGATGCCCCCACAGTCCCAACAATTTGCAATACAACAG AatcttgaaactgttgtggcaccagAAACAGAGCAAAAGCAAGTAGATGGAGCACTGGAGATTGAGCTTGCTGATGTAGCGTCGGAGATAGAGCAAGCTGGTGGGGTACTGGAGATAGAGCAGAAGGACAATGTGGGAAGTAGCACAAACTGA